One genomic window of Pseudoxanthomonas sp. includes the following:
- a CDS encoding glycosyltransferase has product MSLTSAAALPVILLPVGVDDEALDACLAALDAGTPAGTQVWLADDAQSGPRGAALIRRWLANTRLKADYTRRSQPLGEVAHLDEMLTACAGMDVVVLAPDAQPLPGWLTHLAACLASDASIATATPWCNAGESAAWPRLGEVSPPPADPQRTAQACAAMAATYPELPAAVSHAVALRGRARARAGGLDPHSYQSGYAALIDLSLRLSGLGWRNVLCETAFVARGSEGGPADGDMDALATRWPDWNARLARFLMNDPLHEVRARLDACHAQVGTELQRELFG; this is encoded by the coding sequence GTGAGTCTAACTTCCGCTGCTGCATTGCCGGTCATCCTGCTGCCCGTCGGCGTGGACGACGAGGCGCTGGATGCCTGCCTGGCCGCGCTCGATGCGGGGACGCCGGCGGGTACCCAGGTCTGGCTGGCCGACGATGCGCAGAGCGGCCCGCGTGGCGCGGCGCTGATCCGGCGCTGGCTGGCCAATACGCGATTGAAGGCCGATTACACGCGTCGGTCGCAGCCGTTGGGCGAGGTCGCGCACCTGGATGAAATGCTCACCGCCTGCGCCGGCATGGACGTGGTGGTGCTGGCCCCCGATGCACAGCCGCTGCCGGGTTGGTTGACGCACCTGGCGGCGTGCTTGGCCAGCGATGCCTCCATCGCCACCGCCACGCCCTGGTGCAACGCTGGCGAATCGGCTGCATGGCCGCGCCTGGGCGAGGTCTCGCCACCGCCAGCTGATCCGCAGCGCACCGCGCAGGCTTGCGCGGCGATGGCGGCGACCTATCCGGAATTGCCGGCGGCCGTGAGCCATGCGGTCGCCTTGCGTGGCCGTGCCCGCGCACGCGCAGGTGGGCTGGACCCGCATAGCTACCAGAGCGGGTATGCGGCCTTGATCGACCTGTCGCTGCGTCTGTCCGGCCTGGGCTGGCGCAACGTGTTGTGCGAGACCGCGTTCGTTGCCCGTGGCAGTGAAGGTGGCCCGGCCGACGGCGACATGGATGCGCTGGCAACGCGCTGGCCGGACTGGAATGCGCGGCTGGCGCGGTTCCTCATGAACGATCCCCTGCACGAGGTCCGCGCGCGCCTGGACGCGT